The Macrobrachium nipponense isolate FS-2020 chromosome 16, ASM1510439v2, whole genome shotgun sequence DNA window tatatttttattttgtgtattttatggTTTTGATTATTATGAAAGTAAATAATCAAAACCATATAAATCTAGTCTTTTGATGGGCTAGACTGAATAAAGAGGAGGTGATAAAATTTGACATATgtataattaatgataaatgctatatatgtctaaattatttgaaagaaaacttaagTAGAAAGCGTATAAAGAATGCAGACTGTATgtatcttcttgattttctttacaggtTTATTGGATTACATTGttagtttgcaaacatttcaaaataacactactttacatgtcattaaacttttgattagaaattcaactaagcaattatgtatctatatttggTATTACTCTACATTATGTCTGAGTGATTTACacattattagtaaaaaataaacattccaataATTTGTCTTCTGTTACCCCACTATGggcatttcaaaatattttactgtatttgTTGATGTGAACTCTTATTATAGTATTATGGCTGAGGGTTGGAGTGGGCCCCCTCTTTTGTCACCTGGCAACCACAATTTTAGGCCCAGTCCGCCACTGAGTGCATTCATCACTTACTTTGACCTCGACCAATCAATGGGGTTTTCATACTATTGATGTGAAAGCAGCCTAACTTCAAAGTCGCAACAATGAGTAATTTGTTACCTACATCCTTTGCCAGAATATGCAAAATGCAAGCTGTGGTGATTAAAGAAAATGGTATGTGGCCTTTGAGATGCAGCTGATATATGCTTGTAAAAGGACTGGTTGTTGGATCTCAGAGCTAAAGCACCATCACTAGATTCAGCACTGTTCTCGTAGAGCAATAACGGTAGACCTAGAGGCCTTGTATCCCTATGTCTTCCTTTTGGCTGGTACACAGGAACTTGAGAAAGAAGTGATAAACTGCATGAACTAAATACTCATTGTCAGTAGTTCGAATAAAAAAACTTCAGATATTTGGGTCTAAATGTGGTCTCCAACGCTGATAGTATTAACAATTGACTTCCTTCAGTTTGCTACATCTCTAAGACCAATCTCATGATGTAGACATCATGCTAAAGTGAAATCAAGAGAGCTgtctgaatctgaaaaaaaaacaaaaagaatattgaGCCTTAACTGAGCAGCTCAACTGTACTGCCACATATAACCATTCTGGTACTGCATTTGTTGTATATGAACTGGATATGAACAACAGTTGAGCCACCAAGCACACAGCCACATgaggatttattttttagataccTCATTTGCCAACCTTAGTACAAAGGACCTCATCGAGGTACAAAGATCTTCCTGTTGGATGCTAATGAGGCAAGGGGTCCAATGTTCTGGCAAACTAGAAAGATCAGGCAGGTTGTCAAACCTGCACTGTCTGCTGAGGTGTTGGCATTACTTCAGTGTCCTGAAGCTGCTGTATATCTCTTCAACATATTACACGAGGTCTCAAGATGTGGAAAACTCAAAATATAGTGTTTCGTCAACAACAAGAGTCTGGTGAATGCCCTCTACGTATTCTTGTAAAATAAAACCCAGAATACAGAATATTGTGCATTCATATTGCTGTATTTAGGAACATGTTGGAGCAAGGGAAAATTGATAAAGTGTAACAGGTGGATACTTCACAATTGGCTGACTGTCTAACCAAAAAATGGGCCTAAACTGAATAGTAGCTGTGTACAGCAGTCAGCTGGGACAAGAGGAACTTTGGTTTACCATAATGGATACCACTTATCTGTACGTGGTAAAAGACAGGTCATTGATGGTACTTGAAACAGTCTAGGTGTTGGTTTTGAGCGATGATAGTTCATTCAGCCTCATTTGATAATAGTTCATTCAGCCTCATTTATGGGACTACCATCAACATAAGAAGAGAGGACAATTGGCTTATTGTATGTTCCATTGGTAACTGACTGATGTCGCTGAGTAATACCATCACAGGAAAAGCATTGAGGCGTGAATAAGTGGACAGAGAGACTAATTTTCAGACTGCTGAATAAAGTTATGTAACCCTCACATCACTATTTACGTTTCATAGccataatataattaaaagaaatctaaTTCCACATTTTGCATTTACTGTACTACTTGAAAACATACACAGAAATATGAGAGCATACATTCTGATCAATAAATATTCGTAAGAATATGGTCAAAGCAAAGCAGAACAAGTACAAAAGTTTCCTTTTATTTGAGAACATTTACCACGAacatttgtttacttctctttataaattgaCCCATAGAACTCTTCCTCCAGTTCGTAGAGATCGAAAGCCATGTCATCTCGTAGCGCCATGAGTTTCTGGTcagcctcctggctcttggcttTGAAGAGCTGAGAATTGCTAGTGATGGCTTCATTCACAGACGGGAAGTCGTTCAGTATCAAATATTGTTTGACGTCAGCGACTAACTTCATTAGTGACTCTGCTGCCCTGACCTGAAATGAgagtgtttgtttttgttattaatgaGTCCTCTTACTGTTCATACAtttagttagatttttttttaaatcatacttCCTTTTCAAGTATCTGTCAATGTTTGTTTATCAAGCTATTAGGCTCTTTGGCCTATTCAGCAAAAATTAGTACCATAGTACTTAAATCCAATGGAGCTAAACTGAGTTACCTTTACTAGATAATTTACAGTAGTCATGGCAACTCTCAGGTCTCTAGGCAACTGTGAGGCAGATAAAATTCTATAAAACTGATTCATTCTTGCCCCTTGTAAATGCATAAGGAAATGATTTAGCATACAAAGTATCCATATtataaggggaaaaaatttaGGAACTTGCCTTTGGCCTTTTGTTCAATAATGGAAAAATGCAATGGACAAAGTCTCTGCAAGGGGTGGGGGGCATTTGTGTGGGGGAACAAATCCAAATAGGTATTGtagttttgtcatttttgtagTCATTTCTCTGTTGGAATAAAGCACTGTGTCATTTCCAGCTTGAAATGAGTCTGTAGGACAAACTCATGCAACAGAGAGAGGCCAATGTCCAACCTCCAGTTGTTTCCAACAGAAAAATGTGATTGCAAAATCTTGGAAACTGGCATTCTAGAACTTTGAGAGCATCCTGCTGATTGGGACAGAGATTTCCGAGAATCCATCAGATATGGGAAGGATCATAATTAGTGCGGTATAATTCGCACAAACAATGTCAGAGAATAGTTACAGttaagtgtataatatataggtaGTGGAATACTTACAGTACTACATGTCTAGCTACATAGGATGACTGCAGAAGCCGGCATGAGAGTTTTAGTAGTAGTTAGTAAATAAACATTGTCCTTTGTCAGTCTTACACAGTCACAGTAAGTCCTATTGTCTTAGTAGGATAACGTAGAATAGCAATGTAAGTATGCGTGCCTAATAGTCTGGACAGTAACAGTAGTTAATGATATCATAGTCAGTGGTCTCTTAGAAAGTGTCGTTTCTAGTTGGCGCCTTGCTAATTGTCTCTGCTCTTCTTCTTGGAAATCTCTCTCAGTCGAGGCATTAAGTCTTCCTAGTTTTTATTATAGGAAAGATGATAGAATaagacaaaaatgatattgttattgtacaataagtttcatacatacttacctggcagatatatacttagctatagactccgtcgtcccgacagaaattcaaatttcgcggcacacactacaggtaagtcaggtgatcccgccgcctgccgcttgGGTGGCAAGGAATAGGAACTATtgccgttttaagccagatttttctcttccacctgtctcctgaggggaggctgggtgggccatacaatcgtatatatctgccaggtaagtatgtatgaaactttattgtacaataaaaatatcattttcatacattcaacttccctgccagatatatacttagctgattggcacctttggcggagggcaagagacagctaattactgacctgataggtaaacaacatatgttgtaggtaatataagttaattaacaataccctagttcctacctgtttaggcggaagatttcatagcttgtgctgagaagtctgctttgcctcaaaagcttcagcgagggtgtgccctatggctgagaactcttgaaaggactgtcaatggggtcttatccacttactcaacagaacctaatggcaattgtcactggagtcttattcacaatttacatacaatatacctatgcctcttggcatataaaggagtaaaatactgatcccgatcacccgatcctaaccgtggattagtaaatatgattgaaaggcgttatccccaaacacctttcaaacaacctaaaaactcaacaccaataattttaaaatcacaatatataaaatataaggacaaaaattaatattaaggatcagtcttctctcctttccccagcactgtatccgctgatacataaggccctagagagaagcatttctcatatgtcactctcacatctttcaagtaatgtgaggcgaacactgagttacatctccaatatgtggccgctaagatgttcttcacTGACATGTTCTTGTTTGAATgacaatgatgtagcgactgcacgtacttcatgtgcttttacccttaaggtcttatatgcctcactatcacagctcatgtgggcttcagttataatgttcctaacaaaaaatgctaaggcattttttgacatagctcttctagggtctttaaccgcacaccataaactttgattgcaaccctgcaactgcttcttcttctgcaggtaaaacttcaaagttctcacagggcataaagttctttccatttcattcccaactaattgagaaaggccttttacttcgaaagtcctaggccaaggtctcgaggggttttcatttttagctagaaataaaggtttaaaggacaatacagccgAATCCTTCTTACCCACTCTCgagtcaagcgcttgcagctcactcactcttttcgcagtggcgagagctattaagaaaatacattttctagtcaagtcccggaaagtagctttatcgggaggttcgaatctctccgacataagatatttgagaaccacatccagattccaactaggggtgagagaagttcttaattttgtagtttcaaatgatctaattaaatcatgcagatctttgtcattctctatgttcaggcccctattcctgaacacagctgataacatgctcCTATAACCTTTATGGTTGAacactgccagatgagattcttctcgtaaaaacaaaagaaaatcagcaatttcggtcacagaggtatcggaggaggacagcttcttcgccttacaccatctacggaaaacttcccacttcgattggtatatccgcatggttgaggaccttcttgctccagcaattgcttttgcagccttgcgagaaaagcctctcgctctgaccaatctttcgatagtcgaaaggcagtcagagcgagagcgtggatattcttgtgatacctctcgaagtggggttgtttgagcagatctgtcctttcgggaagagatctgaggaagtccactatccattcctgtacctctgtgaaccattctcttgcaggccaataaggagcgatcaatgtcatcctcattccctccgaggacacgaactttctcattacttcccccagcatcttgaatgggggaaaacaCCATAAGCGTCTatgcccttccaatccatgatcaggcatctatggatagggctctgggatcATCCCCCAACGaacaaaagttctccatcctttCTGGATAGGAaatgttgcaaacaggtccacttgaggcttccccaaagagaccatagttgctgcagacttgtgaatgaagggtccactctgttggaaggaccctggtttttcctgctcaatctgtctgctcttatgttctttcctccttgaacgaacctcgtcaggagtcgaatccctctttcttctgtccatatcaacagatcccttgctagttggtaaagggagaaagagtgtgtccccccttgttttcttatataagccagaagccgtggtgttgtccgagttgacttggaccaccacgcctctgacttcgttctcaAAAACTGCAGTGCCAAGtgcactgctaagagttcctttgcatttatgtgccaggccttctgttcttctgtccaactgcctgacacttccttcgtccctagtgttgctccccaccccgtgtccgaagcgtctgagaacaacactaggcgagggttctgaagggacaaggacactccttcgtttcttctcagTGGTTCTAtccaccatcgtaagtggttttttATACTCTCTCCTATGGAAAGGTATCCAATAGATCTCCctttcttctgttccaactccttcttagatggaactgcaagggtctcatattcagcctccctagagagatgaaactgctccagcgaggaagaGTGCCCAGAgtactgagccattccctcgctgagcttcgttccttctctaggaagaccgagattttttccaaccctttcgagattctttcctgggatggatacgctcgaaaaccccgagaatccatccgaatccccagatagacgatagtctgactggggattgtgtgagacttctcgaggtttacgagcaatccgagagatctgatcaattgaagagctatctccaagtcctccaagcacttttgttttgtctgcgctcttataagccaatcgtctaagtaaagagatatcctcacccccttcagatgtagccatcttgctacgttcctcatcaacgctgtaaacacctgaggagccgtcgagaggccgaaacacaaagccctgaactgataaatccttccctgcaccatgaatcgaagatatttcttcgacgaatgatgcagggggacgtgaaagtacgcatcttgcaggtcgagggagaccatccaatctcctggacggagagcagagagaaccgagttggatgtctccatggagaactttgtcttctccacgaagcgattcaatgcactcatgtccaggaccggcctccacccccccgaggctttcggcaccaaaaataggcgattgtaaaaacctcgggagtgcggatcctgtactacctcgatggcctccttctccaacatttgctgcaccaacccaagaaggatctctctctttacagggtctttgtatctcgctgacagctccctcggtgtcgtcgtcaatggaggtctgttcttgaaggggatgaggtatcctttccttagaacttgcagggaccaagaatctgctttcattgaagccCATGCTTCCGAGAATCCCAGAAGCTGGCAtggcccctactggtgattgGAGGACTGGAATCTCATTTAGCGTTCTTCTTTGGGACTCtgatggaagatcttcctcttttctcctccatctcttccttggggctcggctaaaagttctaacctcgaaagggctgttgggcaggtctt harbors:
- the LOC135195409 gene encoding mediator of RNA polymerase II transcription subunit 22-like, with the protein product MAQSGKQPQGREALLKSYNKRLKDDVKSILDNFTEIVKLGLVEDENQVTRMTQVEEINFQMQVRSANIVRAAESLMKLVADVKQYLILNDFPSVNEAITSNSQLFKAKSQEADQKLMALRDDMAFDLYELEEEFYGSIYKEK